The stretch of DNA GAGCCGAAGCAGCGCGGCGGGGGCGGCGGCCTCGCCGAAGTCTGCTTCGGTGGCGTGCAGTTCGGTCGTCATGGTTAGAAGTACCCCTCGCGCTTGCGGTCCTCCATGGCAGCCTCGGACAGCTTGTCGTCGGCCCGGGTCGCGCCGCGCTCGGTGAGCGTCGAGGCGGCGATCTCCGCGATGATCTCGGTCAGCGTCGCGGCGTCGGAGTCGACGGCGCCGGTGCAGGACATGTCGCCGACGGTGCGGTAGCGCACCCGGCGGGTCTCGACCCGCTCGCCCTCGGCGGGGCCGCCCCACTCGCCGGCGGTGAGCCACATGCCGTGGCGGGAGAACACCTCGCGCTGGTGGGCGAAGTAGATCTCGGGCAGCTCGATCCCCTCGCGCTCGATGTACTGCCAGACGTCCAGCTCGGTCCAGTTGGAGAGCGGGAAGACCCGGACGTGCTCGCCGGGGCTGTGCCGCCCGTTGTAGAGCGACCAGAGCTCGGGGCGCTGGCGGCGCGGGTCCCACTGGCCGAACTCGTCGCGCAGCGAGAAGACCCGCTCCTTGGCCCGGGCCTTCTCCTCGTCGCGGCGGCCGCCGCCGAACAGCGCATCGAAGCGGTGGGTGGCGATCGCGTC from Kitasatospora sp. MMS16-BH015 encodes:
- the cysD gene encoding sulfate adenylyltransferase subunit CysD, producing the protein MTTATRTGTPADTGTPARTGAPARTHLDALEAEAVHVFREAAAQFERPVLLFSGGKDSIVMLHLAAKAFWPAKVPFGLLHVDTGHNFPEVLAYRDRVVAATGVRLDVARVQDFIDDGRLRERPDGTRNPLQTVPLLDAIATHRFDALFGGGRRDEEKARAKERVFSLRDEFGQWDPRRQRPELWSLYNGRHSPGEHVRVFPLSNWTELDVWQYIEREGIELPEIYFAHQREVFSRHGMWLTAGEWGGPAEGERVETRRVRYRTVGDMSCTGAVDSDAATLTEIIAEIAASTLTERGATRADDKLSEAAMEDRKREGYF